In a single window of the Massilia oculi genome:
- the alr gene encoding alanine racemase: MSDQASCARAGSILTIDLDAVRANYRLLRERGQAGTAQAACAAVLKADAYGLGMGQVAQALVREGCRSFFVAHLDEGIRLRRLVPEDCTIHVMHGAMPGAARDCLAHDLVPVLNDPGQLAEWRALARDLGRALPAALQVDTGMSRMGMAPPDLDRLRQDPDWLKGIDLRLVMSHLACADEPAHPLNEHQRQRFEEVRALFPGVPASLANSSGVFLGGAWHFDLLRPGCALYGINPQPGHANPLAQAVSLAARVVQLRTVAAGDIVGYGARYVAPGERRIATIAIGYADGWLRALTGRSQAFVDGMAVPFAGTVSMDSITLDVTGIAESRIAPGQAVDLLCPQQTVDDVAAQAGTIGYEVLTRLGPRFHRRYVGG; encoded by the coding sequence ATGAGCGACCAGGCCAGCTGCGCCCGCGCCGGGTCCATCCTCACGATCGACCTGGACGCGGTGCGCGCCAATTACCGACTGCTGCGCGAGCGCGGCCAGGCCGGTACCGCGCAGGCCGCCTGCGCGGCCGTATTGAAGGCGGATGCCTACGGGCTCGGCATGGGCCAGGTCGCGCAAGCGCTGGTGCGCGAAGGTTGCCGCAGCTTCTTCGTGGCCCACCTCGACGAAGGCATCCGCCTGCGCCGGCTCGTGCCCGAGGATTGCACGATCCATGTGATGCACGGCGCCATGCCGGGCGCGGCGCGCGACTGCCTGGCGCACGACCTGGTGCCGGTGCTGAACGATCCCGGCCAGCTCGCCGAGTGGCGCGCGCTGGCGCGCGACCTTGGCCGCGCGTTGCCGGCCGCGCTGCAGGTCGACACCGGCATGTCGCGCATGGGCATGGCCCCGCCTGACCTCGACCGGCTGCGCCAGGATCCCGACTGGCTGAAGGGCATCGACCTGCGCCTGGTGATGAGCCACCTGGCCTGCGCCGACGAGCCGGCGCACCCGCTCAACGAGCACCAGCGCCAGCGCTTCGAGGAAGTGCGCGCGCTGTTCCCCGGCGTGCCTGCCAGCCTGGCCAATTCCTCGGGCGTGTTCCTGGGCGGCGCCTGGCACTTCGACCTGCTGCGCCCGGGCTGCGCGCTGTACGGCATCAATCCCCAGCCGGGGCACGCCAATCCGCTGGCGCAGGCGGTGTCGCTGGCGGCGCGCGTGGTGCAGCTGCGCACCGTGGCCGCCGGCGACATCGTCGGCTATGGCGCGCGCTATGTCGCGCCGGGCGAGCGCCGCATCGCCACCATCGCCATCGGCTATGCCGACGGCTGGCTGCGCGCCCTCACCGGCCGTTCGCAAGCCTTCGTCGACGGCATGGCCGTGCCCTTCGCCGGCACGGTGTCGATGGACAGCATCACGCTCGACGTCACCGGCATCGCCGAATCGCGGATCGCGCCGGGCCAGGCGGTCGACCTCCTGTGCCCGCAGCAGACGGTGGACGACGTCGCGGCCCAGGCCGGCACCATCGGCTACGAGGTGCTGACGCGCCTGGGGCCGCGATTCCACCGCCGCTACGTGGGCGGCTAG